The Rhea pennata isolate bPtePen1 chromosome 9, bPtePen1.pri, whole genome shotgun sequence genome has a segment encoding these proteins:
- the PIGZ gene encoding GPI mannosyltransferase 4 isoform X1: protein MAARWAPWALLAALRVGWCLLPQAGYLHPDEFFQAPEVMAGDILNLQVYYPWEFLSSSPCRTVVFPLMTSGVTYWVIKCLQQLDVWSSCINSYTLLVSPRLLFTIFSFILDYSVYRIAPFWEADPWKALVLLAGSHVTLVFYTRTFTNTLEGLLFALLMVLVSSRRSDGNLAKPTSSHLIGITTVAGFFNRPTFLAFALMPLLYWVSLNIHSQNSIKTVINHFLKLVPCACFTAISFITADTLYFTSTGLDSLFSVKKNSLFDIIAQLNQKIIVTPLNFLHYNLNPHNLAQHGSHPRVTHFMVNGIMLFGILHILAISASFKMLKKYIYILPQIKSYYQGSSRILTHSEGNPILLLFYFVPLAFLSLFSHQEPRFLIPLILPLVLFSTSQNRAMKWKPVIIIFNVLGALLFGCLHQGGLIPCLFHLEQLMHSPESSNHSGRYILLFAHTYMPPRSLLNIKKRDTHIEVIDMAGSEEETLCQTVGQQTNNFTCNDCHFFVIIPGTVRATIAKCGVSFKNETLIFPHLSMEDPPQISFLFSENWRSQLGLYILQLGKDQRSL, encoded by the exons atGGCGGCGCGGTGGGCGCCGTgggcgctgctggcggcgcTGCGGGTGGGCTGGTGCCTGCTGCCGCAGGCCGGCTACCTCCACCCCGACGAGTTCTTCCAGGCGCCCGAGGTCATGGCAG GAGATATTTTAAACCTACAGGTCTATTATCCTTGGGAGTTCCTTTCCAGCTCTCCTTGCAGAACAGTTGTTTTCCCATTAATGACATCTGGAGTTACCTACTGGGTGATCAAGTGTTTGCAGCAGCTGGATGTATGGTCAAGTTGCATCAACAGCTACACCCTTCTTGTATCACCTCGCCTTCTCTTtacaatcttttctttcatacttGACTATAGTGTATATCGAATAGCTCCTTTCTGGGAAGCAGATCCATGGAAAGCACTGGTACTTCTTGCTGGATCACATGTCACGCTGGTGTTTTATACAAGAACATTTACCAATACACTTGAAGGACTATTGTTTGCTCTTCTGATGGTATTGGTTTCCTCAAGAAGATCTGATGGCAACTTAGCAAAGCCTACAAGTAGCCATCTTATAGGAATTACAACAGTTGCTGGGTTTTTCAACAGGCCAACTTTCCTGGCATTTGCTCTAATGCCACTGCTTTATTGGGTGAGTTTAAATATTCACTCTCAAAACAGCATTAAAACTGTCATAAACCACTTTTTGAAGCTTGTCCCATGTGCATGCTTTActgctatttcttttataaCGGCTGACACTTTGTATTTTACCTCCACGGGATTAGACAGCCTCTTCAGCGTTAAAAAGAACAGCCTATTTGATATAATAGCTcaattaaatcagaaaataatagTAACCCCTTTAAATTTTCTCCACTATAATCTTAATCCTCATAATCTTGCACAGCATGGAAGTCACCCACGAGTTACACATTTTATGGTCAATGGGATAATGCTCTTTGGGATCCTACATATTCTAGCCATCAGTGCTAGTTTTAAGATGTTAAagaaatatatctatatattacCACAGATCAAGTCGTATTATCAGGGATCATCCAGGATATTAACACATTCTGAGGGCAACCCAATATTACTGTTGTTTTACTTTGTTCCTTTGgcatttctctccctcttcagcCACCAAGAACCTCGGTTTCTCATTCCTCTCATCTTACCATTAGTCCTGTTCAGCACTTCACAGAATAGAGCTATGAAGTGGAAACCtgtcattattattttcaatgttCTTGGGGCTTTGTTGTTTGGATGCTTACACCAGGGAGGACTGATACCATGCTTGTTTCACTTGGAACAACTCATGCATTCTCCAGAGTCCTCAAACCATTCAGGACGCTACATTCTACTCTTTGCTCACACCTACATGCCTCCTAGGTCTCTGCTCAATATCAAGAAAAGAGACACACATATCGAAGTAATTGATATGGCTGGATCTGAAGAAGAAACGCTCTGCCAAACAGTAGGACAGCAAACAAACAATTTTACCTGCAAtgactgtcatttttttgttataatCCCTGGTACGGTCAGAGCCACAATTGCAAAATGTGGTGTCTCATTCAAGAATGAGACTTTAATATTTCCACACTTATCAATGGAAGATCCACCACAAATATCCTTTCTATTTAGTGAAAATTGGAGAAGTCAGTTAGGACTATACATCCTCCAACTAGGCAAAGATCAACGGAGTCTTTAG
- the PIGZ gene encoding GPI mannosyltransferase 4 isoform X2: protein MLFFSFFLPLSLSIGDILNLQVYYPWEFLSSSPCRTVVFPLMTSGVTYWVIKCLQQLDVWSSCINSYTLLVSPRLLFTIFSFILDYSVYRIAPFWEADPWKALVLLAGSHVTLVFYTRTFTNTLEGLLFALLMVLVSSRRSDGNLAKPTSSHLIGITTVAGFFNRPTFLAFALMPLLYWVSLNIHSQNSIKTVINHFLKLVPCACFTAISFITADTLYFTSTGLDSLFSVKKNSLFDIIAQLNQKIIVTPLNFLHYNLNPHNLAQHGSHPRVTHFMVNGIMLFGILHILAISASFKMLKKYIYILPQIKSYYQGSSRILTHSEGNPILLLFYFVPLAFLSLFSHQEPRFLIPLILPLVLFSTSQNRAMKWKPVIIIFNVLGALLFGCLHQGGLIPCLFHLEQLMHSPESSNHSGRYILLFAHTYMPPRSLLNIKKRDTHIEVIDMAGSEEETLCQTVGQQTNNFTCNDCHFFVIIPGTVRATIAKCGVSFKNETLIFPHLSMEDPPQISFLFSENWRSQLGLYILQLGKDQRSL, encoded by the coding sequence atgttgtttttttcttttttccttcctctctctctctccatagGAGATATTTTAAACCTACAGGTCTATTATCCTTGGGAGTTCCTTTCCAGCTCTCCTTGCAGAACAGTTGTTTTCCCATTAATGACATCTGGAGTTACCTACTGGGTGATCAAGTGTTTGCAGCAGCTGGATGTATGGTCAAGTTGCATCAACAGCTACACCCTTCTTGTATCACCTCGCCTTCTCTTtacaatcttttctttcatacttGACTATAGTGTATATCGAATAGCTCCTTTCTGGGAAGCAGATCCATGGAAAGCACTGGTACTTCTTGCTGGATCACATGTCACGCTGGTGTTTTATACAAGAACATTTACCAATACACTTGAAGGACTATTGTTTGCTCTTCTGATGGTATTGGTTTCCTCAAGAAGATCTGATGGCAACTTAGCAAAGCCTACAAGTAGCCATCTTATAGGAATTACAACAGTTGCTGGGTTTTTCAACAGGCCAACTTTCCTGGCATTTGCTCTAATGCCACTGCTTTATTGGGTGAGTTTAAATATTCACTCTCAAAACAGCATTAAAACTGTCATAAACCACTTTTTGAAGCTTGTCCCATGTGCATGCTTTActgctatttcttttataaCGGCTGACACTTTGTATTTTACCTCCACGGGATTAGACAGCCTCTTCAGCGTTAAAAAGAACAGCCTATTTGATATAATAGCTcaattaaatcagaaaataatagTAACCCCTTTAAATTTTCTCCACTATAATCTTAATCCTCATAATCTTGCACAGCATGGAAGTCACCCACGAGTTACACATTTTATGGTCAATGGGATAATGCTCTTTGGGATCCTACATATTCTAGCCATCAGTGCTAGTTTTAAGATGTTAAagaaatatatctatatattacCACAGATCAAGTCGTATTATCAGGGATCATCCAGGATATTAACACATTCTGAGGGCAACCCAATATTACTGTTGTTTTACTTTGTTCCTTTGgcatttctctccctcttcagcCACCAAGAACCTCGGTTTCTCATTCCTCTCATCTTACCATTAGTCCTGTTCAGCACTTCACAGAATAGAGCTATGAAGTGGAAACCtgtcattattattttcaatgttCTTGGGGCTTTGTTGTTTGGATGCTTACACCAGGGAGGACTGATACCATGCTTGTTTCACTTGGAACAACTCATGCATTCTCCAGAGTCCTCAAACCATTCAGGACGCTACATTCTACTCTTTGCTCACACCTACATGCCTCCTAGGTCTCTGCTCAATATCAAGAAAAGAGACACACATATCGAAGTAATTGATATGGCTGGATCTGAAGAAGAAACGCTCTGCCAAACAGTAGGACAGCAAACAAACAATTTTACCTGCAAtgactgtcatttttttgttataatCCCTGGTACGGTCAGAGCCACAATTGCAAAATGTGGTGTCTCATTCAAGAATGAGACTTTAATATTTCCACACTTATCAATGGAAGATCCACCACAAATATCCTTTCTATTTAGTGAAAATTGGAGAAGTCAGTTAGGACTATACATCCTCCAACTAGGCAAAGATCAACGGAGTCTTTAG
- the NCBP2 gene encoding nuclear cap-binding protein subunit 2 isoform X1 has protein sequence MCSGGTLSILRSDSYADLSQYRDQHFRGTRYEQERLLRKSCTLYVGNLSFYTTEEQIHELFGKSGDVKKIIMGLDKVKKTACGFCFVEYYARGDAENAMRYINGTRLDDRIIRTDWDAGFKEGRQYGRGRSGGQVRDEYRQDYDAGRGGYGKTVQCQ, from the exons atgtgCTCGGGGGGGACGCTGAGCATTCTCCGTAGCGACTCGTACGCGGACCTCAGCCAGTACCGGGACCAGCACTTCCGg GGCACGCGGTACGAGCAGGAGCGGCTGCTGCGGAAGAGCTGCACGCTGTACGTGGGGAACCTCTCCTTCTACACCACGGAGGAGCAGATCCACGAGCTCTTCGGCAAGAGCGGCGACGTGAAGAAGATCATCATGGGGCTGGACAAAGTGAAGAAAACCGCCTGCGGCTTCTGCTTCGTGGA GTACTATGCAAGAGGAGATGCTGAAAACGCAATGCGATACATCAATGGAACCAGACTTGATGACAGGATCATAAGGACAGACTGGGATGCAGGATTTAAGGAGGGTAGACAATATGGTCGTGGAAGATCAGGGGGCCAG GTCAGAGATGAATATCGGCAAGACTATGATGCGGGAAGAGGCGGCTATGGCAAAACTGTTCAATGCCAGTGA
- the NCBP2 gene encoding nuclear cap-binding protein subunit 2 isoform X2: MCSGGTLSILRSDSYADLSQYRDQHFRIHELFGKSGDVKKIIMGLDKVKKTACGFCFVEYYARGDAENAMRYINGTRLDDRIIRTDWDAGFKEGRQYGRGRSGGQVRDEYRQDYDAGRGGYGKTVQCQ; this comes from the exons atgtgCTCGGGGGGGACGCTGAGCATTCTCCGTAGCGACTCGTACGCGGACCTCAGCCAGTACCGGGACCAGCACTTCCGg ATCCACGAGCTCTTCGGCAAGAGCGGCGACGTGAAGAAGATCATCATGGGGCTGGACAAAGTGAAGAAAACCGCCTGCGGCTTCTGCTTCGTGGA GTACTATGCAAGAGGAGATGCTGAAAACGCAATGCGATACATCAATGGAACCAGACTTGATGACAGGATCATAAGGACAGACTGGGATGCAGGATTTAAGGAGGGTAGACAATATGGTCGTGGAAGATCAGGGGGCCAG GTCAGAGATGAATATCGGCAAGACTATGATGCGGGAAGAGGCGGCTATGGCAAAACTGTTCAATGCCAGTGA